In one window of Bradyrhizobium sp. AZCC 1721 DNA:
- a CDS encoding YiiX/YebB-like N1pC/P60 family cysteine hydrolase, with protein sequence MGVMLDTIGQLIAGYLQKEVPGYEPFTPSDPEHLRGVIEPGDVLLVEGNNRISGIIKYLTQSTWSHGALYVGPVDGATEPDGEPHVLIEANIGEGVTSAPLSKYFPYHTRICRPVGLSYEDRTTVCRYAINRIGFGYDTKNIVDLMRYLIPLPIPQRWRRRMIAFGSGDPTKIICSALIAQAFDAVRYPILPKITRAASRKARREILHIRDSSLYMPRDFDISPYFEVVKPTIVHGFDYTALHWADKQKPLPEVAGQFGVFPEVKSPPLVPEEIDEETPLPAAAEEVTVATMVERITVSEHYLAVEYVPVRQPERRMRPRTSEMTV encoded by the coding sequence ATGGGCGTAATGCTCGACACCATCGGCCAGTTGATCGCCGGCTACCTGCAGAAGGAAGTCCCGGGCTATGAGCCGTTCACGCCCAGCGACCCCGAACATCTGCGCGGCGTCATCGAGCCCGGCGATGTGCTGCTGGTCGAAGGCAACAACCGGATCTCCGGCATCATCAAATACCTCACGCAGTCGACCTGGTCGCATGGCGCGCTCTATGTCGGCCCGGTTGACGGCGCCACCGAGCCCGACGGCGAGCCGCATGTGCTGATCGAGGCCAATATCGGCGAGGGCGTCACCTCGGCGCCGCTGTCGAAATATTTTCCCTATCACACCCGGATCTGTCGGCCGGTCGGCCTGTCCTACGAGGACCGCACCACGGTGTGCCGCTACGCCATCAACCGGATCGGCTTCGGCTACGACACCAAGAACATCGTCGACCTGATGCGCTATCTGATTCCGTTGCCGATACCGCAGCGATGGCGGCGGCGCATGATCGCGTTCGGCTCCGGCGATCCCACCAAGATCATCTGCTCGGCGCTGATCGCGCAGGCATTCGACGCCGTGCGCTATCCGATCCTGCCGAAGATTACCCGCGCCGCCTCGCGAAAGGCCCGGCGCGAAATCCTGCATATCCGTGATTCCTCGCTCTACATGCCGCGCGATTTCGACATCTCGCCCTATTTCGAAGTCGTCAAACCCACCATCGTGCACGGCTTCGACTACACGGCCCTGCACTGGGCCGACAAGCAGAAGCCGCTCCCGGAGGTAGCGGGCCAATTCGGTGTGTTTCCAGAGGTCAAGTCGCCGCCGCTTGTTCCTGAAGAGATTGACGAAGAGACGCCGCTTCCGGCTGCGGCTGAAGAAGTGACTGTTGCGACGATGGTCGAACGCATCACCGTGTCGGAACATTATCTCGCCGTCGAATATGTCCCGGTCCGCCAGCCGGAGCGCCGCATGAGGCCGCGCACATCGGAGATGACGGTGTAG